The sequence below is a genomic window from Nostoc flagelliforme CCNUN1.
GAAACAGCGCTTAAGTTTAGCGCGAACCATTATCCACGAACCGATTTTACTACTACTAGATGAGCCTGTTTCTGGGCTTGATCCCATTGCTAGGATGCACTTTCGTGAAATCATCAAGGCTTTGCAAGAAGCTAGGATGACTGTAATAATTTCTTCCCACGTTCTCAGTGATTTAGCAGAACTCTGTACTTCTGTGGGAATTATGGAACTTGGCTTTTTGGTAGAAAGTACTTCCCTACAACAACTTTACCAACGTCTTTCCCACCAGCAAATTGTGATATCAACTCTGGGGAACCTAGAAACACTTTTAAGGCAATTGAAACATAATCATTTAGTAGAAGAGTGGGAGGTGATGCCAGGAAAAAATAGCGTGCGAGTGAATTTTTCGGGTAAAGATGAAGATAGTGCTGAGTTATTGCGATCGCTCATCAAAGCAGGCATTCCTCTGACTGATTTTCACTGCACGCAAGAAGACTTAGAAACTATTTTCCTAAAATTAGGTCACAAGCAAGCATCTTGATTCATCAATAAATATCACTCCCCATTTTTG
It includes:
- a CDS encoding ABC transporter ATP-binding protein, which translates into the protein MVKELAICTRGLTKQFDRHVAVNDVDLEIQAGEVYGLIGPNGAGKTTLIRMLATAEEPTTGEIYINGDRLLRDKSNPKLKRRLGYLPDDYPLYEDLTVWDYLDYFARLYRLREPRRTQRLHEVLELIQLGNKRHSQISTLSRGMKQRLSLARTIIHEPILLLLDEPVSGLDPIARMHFREIIKALQEARMTVIISSHVLSDLAELCTSVGIMELGFLVESTSLQQLYQRLSHQQIVISTLGNLETLLRQLKHNHLVEEWEVMPGKNSVRVNFSGKDEDSAELLRSLIKAGIPLTDFHCTQEDLETIFLKLGHKQAS